Proteins encoded by one window of Venturia canescens isolate UGA chromosome 2, ASM1945775v1, whole genome shotgun sequence:
- the LOC122406456 gene encoding alpha-tocopherol transfer protein-like isoform X2: protein MLIHPTEEMSKRIRLELNENVETRQKDLEIIKEWLVKQPHLPSTYDDLRLMTFLRGCKFSLEKCKRKLDMYFTMRAAVPEFFTNRDVTRPEMREIAELINIPPLPGLTENGRRVVLMRGVDKNLPTPNPPDAMKLVLMIGDVRLKEELVGVAGDVYVLDASVATPAHFAKFTPTILKKFLICVQEAYPVKLKEVHVINVSPLVDSIINFVKPFLKEKIRNRIYVHSGMETLYEHIPKDILPTEYGGKAGPVKDIHDAWMKKLEEYRPWFEDQESVKATEALRPGKPKTQDELFGVDGSFRQLSID from the exons ATGCTTATTCACCCAACGGAGGAAATGTCCAAACGGATCCGGTTAGAGTTGAACGAAAATGTAGAAACTCGTCAAAAAGATCTGGAAATTATCAAAGAGTGGCTCGTTAAGCAGCCGCATTTACCCTCGACTTACG ATGACCTGAGGCTCATGACTTTTCTTCGGGGTTGCAAGTTTTCCTTGGAAAAATGTAAACGAAAActagacatgtatttcacaaTGCGCGCAGCAGTTCCCGAATTCTTCACTAACCGTGACGTCACGAGACCGGAAATGCGTGAGATTGCCGAATTAat AAACATTCCTCCTCTTCCTGGTCTGACGGAAAATGGCCGAAGAGTGGTATTAATGCGTGGTGTAGATAAAAATTTGCCAACACCAAATCCACCGGACGCAATGAAGCTTGTTCTAATGATCGGTGACGTACGATTGAAGGAAGAGCTTGTTGGCGTTGCAGGAGATGTTTACGTACTCGATGCGAGTGTCGCGACGCCAGCACACTTCGCTAAATTCACGCCAACCATTCtcaagaaatttttaatttgcgTTCAGGAAGCATACCCGGTTAAGCTTAAAGAAGTTCACGTCATTAACGTCAGCCCTCTCGTCGACTCTATCATCAATTTTGTAAAACCGTTcctcaaagaaaaaatacgaaatcgtaTTTACGTTCACAGCGGTATGGAAACTCTCTACGAACATATACCCAAAGATATTTTGCCCACGGAATACGGTGGTAAAGCAGGACCTGTCAAGGACATCCATg ACGcatggatgaaaaaattggaggaaTATCGACCATGGTTCGAGGATCAGGAATCGGTGAAAGCGACTGAGGCACTGAGACCGGGAAAACCAAAAACCCAGGACGAGCTCTTTGGTGTGGACGGATCCTTTAGGCAATTATCGATAGACTAG
- the LOC122406456 gene encoding alpha-tocopherol transfer protein-like isoform X1, whose product MFQMLIHPTEEMSKRIRLELNENVETRQKDLEIIKEWLVKQPHLPSTYDDLRLMTFLRGCKFSLEKCKRKLDMYFTMRAAVPEFFTNRDVTRPEMREIAELINIPPLPGLTENGRRVVLMRGVDKNLPTPNPPDAMKLVLMIGDVRLKEELVGVAGDVYVLDASVATPAHFAKFTPTILKKFLICVQEAYPVKLKEVHVINVSPLVDSIINFVKPFLKEKIRNRIYVHSGMETLYEHIPKDILPTEYGGKAGPVKDIHDAWMKKLEEYRPWFEDQESVKATEALRPGKPKTQDELFGVDGSFRQLSID is encoded by the exons atgtTCCAGATGCTTATTCACCCAACGGAGGAAATGTCCAAACGGATCCGGTTAGAGTTGAACGAAAATGTAGAAACTCGTCAAAAAGATCTGGAAATTATCAAAGAGTGGCTCGTTAAGCAGCCGCATTTACCCTCGACTTACG ATGACCTGAGGCTCATGACTTTTCTTCGGGGTTGCAAGTTTTCCTTGGAAAAATGTAAACGAAAActagacatgtatttcacaaTGCGCGCAGCAGTTCCCGAATTCTTCACTAACCGTGACGTCACGAGACCGGAAATGCGTGAGATTGCCGAATTAat AAACATTCCTCCTCTTCCTGGTCTGACGGAAAATGGCCGAAGAGTGGTATTAATGCGTGGTGTAGATAAAAATTTGCCAACACCAAATCCACCGGACGCAATGAAGCTTGTTCTAATGATCGGTGACGTACGATTGAAGGAAGAGCTTGTTGGCGTTGCAGGAGATGTTTACGTACTCGATGCGAGTGTCGCGACGCCAGCACACTTCGCTAAATTCACGCCAACCATTCtcaagaaatttttaatttgcgTTCAGGAAGCATACCCGGTTAAGCTTAAAGAAGTTCACGTCATTAACGTCAGCCCTCTCGTCGACTCTATCATCAATTTTGTAAAACCGTTcctcaaagaaaaaatacgaaatcgtaTTTACGTTCACAGCGGTATGGAAACTCTCTACGAACATATACCCAAAGATATTTTGCCCACGGAATACGGTGGTAAAGCAGGACCTGTCAAGGACATCCATg ACGcatggatgaaaaaattggaggaaTATCGACCATGGTTCGAGGATCAGGAATCGGTGAAAGCGACTGAGGCACTGAGACCGGGAAAACCAAAAACCCAGGACGAGCTCTTTGGTGTGGACGGATCCTTTAGGCAATTATCGATAGACTAG